The following are encoded together in the Chiloscyllium plagiosum isolate BGI_BamShark_2017 chromosome 1, ASM401019v2, whole genome shotgun sequence genome:
- the LOC122555381 gene encoding FAST kinase domain-containing protein 5, mitochondrial, which yields MAAVIWRKLRRRLCDCRAYLKPSGCGEVRNPEERIKGVNNKQDARYGQTTFCLSKDASVLVDYKVNSDPAAYSSTKRRPKQSVPSEVDDYSDAFSLLLENIPSNVGIKQVRNAYTVICSRRLSSVRNTLLELVYNKSDEVQYTAGHWPASSKQKLDTDIVEIYDTKEDPRGFQKLRDAYRDLCFDSSEQGEPLSVEEGQKILRDVSFLKSSLTPENIVDFFCRLSRLSGEQHAAVKADSRFAMLCRYSVDNQAAFTLQQLLQLFEAVVRLQVSSSQALLKSYESEFCRRVWDMGFSQLLLVADLWRCLGRGAPHYVEILLSYTALRWRELTMPQLVQLLYVIGENRRAPPELMQKLEMLLSTHLEQMNLEEVGAVCLGFFKSKSGFSEQLMKRIGDKVAARMGNVSNYSLVNVMKMFRYTHVDHLPFLQQLGEVVPQRIPSIGTQGVMHIVLACASLHFRDERLLEAAASKFPSKVHYCRSKDVAKYLWSFSSLNYEPENAEVVFSSLTEQMQRKMHEFQRFPEHLLTGLLALAFTGRFPHHLIDIALSPPFVQLATEESPFELKKDLFTLDGSVAIECPDYSGHRLPLQLQQEVAQMLWDFARQDICVKPEVLEAAGLLQVMLGGPQFVKNHLILPHTRSADLEVHFDTSGQPLPFNPEALNEKAQKPEFKFSGIPVTDQLISQLAKCRAGGSTLKSQPDFVTEGEGERTTQNVLRTGVEGGVRTGLNLKLFRSGVPLTDSLLNSLTNTKIPIERATTQPQGTSEIRKLAIQITNRNQYCYGTHILLGLHSMKRRQLVKAGYVVVELPHWEWFPLLKRTRSEKLSYLHQKLYNSLD from the coding sequence ATGGCTGCTGTCATCTGGCGTAAGCTGCGCAGAAGACTCTGCGACTGCCGAGCATATTTAAAACCCAGTGGGTGTGGTGAAGTGAGAAATCCTGAAGAAAGGATCAAGGGAGTTAACAACAAGCAAGATGCAAGGTATGGGCAGACCACCTTCTGCTTGTCCAAGGATGCCTCTGTGTTAGTGGACTATAAAGTGAATTCTGACCCAGCAGCTTACAGCAGCACCAAAAGGAGGCCAAAGCAGAGTGTTCCCAGTGAGGTGGATGATTACAGTGATGCTTTCTCCCTTTTACTGGAAAACATTCCATCCAACGTGGGAATCAAACAAGTGCGTAATGCTTACACAGTGATATGCTCTCGCCGCCTGTCCAGTGTGAGGAACACTCTGCTGGAGCTGGTCTATAATAAATCTGATGAGGTGcagtacactgctggtcactggcctGCCAGCTCAAAGCAGAAGCTGGATACTGACATTGTAGAGATCTATGACACGAAAGAAGACCCTCGGGGCTTTCAGAAACTTAGGGATGCTTACAGGGATCTCTGTTTCGACAGCTCAGAGCAGGGGGAGCCACTGTCTGTGGAAGAGGGCCAGAAGATTCTGCGTGATGTCTCCTTCCTGAAGAGCAGCCTGACCCCAGAGAACATTGTGGATTTTTTTTGCCGGCTCAGCCGGCTGTCGGGTGAGCAGCATGCAGCAGTAAAGGCCGATTCTCGGTTTGCAATGCTCTGCCGGTACAGCGTCGACAATCAGGCTGCATTCACGCTGCAGCAGCTCCTCCAGCTTTTTGAGGCAGTGGTCCGCCTCCAGGTTTCCTCATCCCAGGCGCTGCTGAAGAGCTACGAGTCGGAGTTTTGCCGCCGTGTGTGGGACATGGGGTTCAGCCAGCTCCTGTTGGTGGCTGACCTGTGGCGCTGCCTGGGGCGTGGAGCACCGCACTATGTGGAGATCCTGTTGAGCTACACGGCACTGCGGTGGAGGGAGCTGACCATGCCCCAACTGGTGCAGCTTCTGTACGTGATCGGGGAGAACCGCCGGGCCCCTCCCGAGCTGATGCAGAAGCTGGAGATGCTGCTGTCCACACATTTGGAGCAGATGaacctggaggaagtgggagcagTCTGCCTGGGCTTCTTCAAGTCCAAGAGCGGGTTTTCTGAGCAGCTAATGAAACGGATTGGAGACAAGGTGGCAGCAAGGATGGGGAATGTTAGCAATTACAGCTTGGTGAATGTGATGAAAATGTTCCGTTACACCCACGTGGATCACTTACCTTTCCTACAGCAGCTGGGAGAGGTGGTGCCACAGAGGATTCCCAGTATTGGTACACAGGGGGTCATGCACATTGTGCTGGCATGTGCATCCCTACACTTCCGGGATGAGCGTCTCCTGGAGGCCGCCGCCTCTAAGTTCCCTTCCAAGGTGCACTACTGCAGgagcaaagatgttgccaagtaCCTGTGGTCTTTCTCCAGTTTGAACTATGAGCCTGAGAACGCTGAGGTCGTCTTCTCCAGCCTGACCGAACAGATGCAGCGCAAAATGCATGAGTTCCAGCGCTTCCCGGAGCACCTCCTCACTGGCCTGCTGGCCCTGGCGTTTACCGGGAGGTTCCCCCATCATCTCATTGACATCGCTCTGAGCCCACCCTTTGTCCAGTTGGCGACCGAAGAGAGTCCCTTTGAATTGAAGAAAGATCTCTTCACGCTGGACGGCTCAGTGGCCATCGAGTGCCCCGATTACAGCGGGCACCGCCTCCCCCTGCAACTGCAGCAAGAGGTGGCACAGATGCTGTGGGATTTTGCCAGGCAGGACATCTGTGTGAAGCCGGAGGTGCTGGAAGCCGCTGGTTTGCTGCAGGTCATGCTGGGCGGCCCTCAGTTTGTCAAGAACCACCTGATACTGCCTCACACCAGGTCGGCAGACCTCGAGGTGCACTTTGACACCTCTGGTCAGCCACTGCCATTTAACCCAGAGGCACTGAATGAAAAGGCACAGAAACCCGAGTTCAAATTCAGTGGGATCCCTGTCACAGACCAATTAATATCCCAACTCGCAAAATGCAGAGCTGGCGGCTCGACATTAAAAAGTCAGCCTGACTTTGTGActgagggagaaggtgaaaggACCACTCAAAATGTGCTCAGAACTGGGGTCGAAGGTGGTGTTCGAACAGGGTTGAATCTAAAGCTGTTTCGAAGTGGAGTGCCCCTAACAGACAGTCTCTTAAACTCATTAACTAATACAAAAATTCCAATAGAAAGAGCTACCACCCAGCCTCAGGGCACATCAGAGATTCGAAAACTCGCTATTCAGATAACCAACCGCAATCAATACTGCTATGGTACCCACATCCTCCTGGGGTTGCATAGTATGAAGAGGAGACAGCTAGTTAAAGCTGGCTATGTGGTAGTAGAGCTGCCCCACTGGGAATGGTTTCCTTTACTCAAACGAACTCGGTCTGAGAAACTCTCCTATTTGCATCAGAAACTCTACAATTCACTGGATTGA